A window of Microvirgula aerodenitrificans DSM 15089 contains these coding sequences:
- the dusA gene encoding tRNA dihydrouridine(20/20a) synthase DusA: protein MDSNKIAADNDKTQSGQGFSGQLPPRHVAVAPMLDWTDRHYRAFARQISRHTWLYTEMVTTGALLHGDVGRHLRFDACEHPLALQLGGSEPADLAHCARLAETWGYDEVNLNVGCPSERVQRGAFGACLMKEPTLVADCVKAMRDACSLPVTVKHRIGVDKVDSYDFVSDFVGEVAEAGCRTFIVHARNAILKGLSPKENREVPPLKYDYAYRLKAEHPELEILINGGIRTLDEVDAHLAHVDGVMIGREAYHNPYLLAGVDARYYGDDHPQADRCDIIERFIPYVDAHLASGGRVRDIARHTLGLMTGLTGARRFRQMLSDATLLNGADSGLFLRALDSVRHARTGA from the coding sequence ATGGACAGCAACAAGATCGCTGCAGACAACGACAAAACCCAGTCAGGGCAAGGATTTTCCGGCCAGCTCCCGCCCCGCCACGTTGCCGTGGCGCCGATGCTGGACTGGACGGATCGTCATTACCGTGCCTTCGCCCGCCAGATCAGCCGCCACACCTGGCTATACACCGAAATGGTGACCACCGGTGCCCTGCTGCATGGTGATGTCGGCCGCCATCTGCGTTTCGATGCCTGTGAACACCCGCTGGCGCTGCAGCTTGGCGGTTCCGAACCGGCTGATCTGGCGCATTGTGCGCGGCTGGCCGAGACCTGGGGTTACGACGAGGTCAATCTGAATGTCGGCTGTCCGTCCGAGCGCGTGCAGCGCGGGGCGTTCGGTGCCTGTCTGATGAAGGAACCGACGCTGGTGGCCGATTGCGTGAAGGCGATGCGCGATGCGTGCAGCCTGCCGGTCACGGTCAAGCATCGCATCGGCGTCGACAAGGTCGACAGCTACGACTTCGTGTCCGACTTCGTCGGCGAGGTCGCGGAAGCCGGTTGCCGGACTTTTATCGTCCATGCACGCAATGCCATCCTCAAGGGACTGTCGCCAAAGGAAAACCGCGAGGTGCCGCCGCTGAAGTACGACTACGCGTACCGGCTCAAGGCCGAGCATCCCGAACTGGAAATCCTGATCAATGGCGGCATCCGCACCCTGGACGAGGTCGACGCGCATCTGGCGCATGTCGACGGCGTCATGATCGGCCGTGAGGCCTATCACAATCCCTATCTGCTGGCCGGCGTCGATGCCCGCTATTACGGTGACGACCACCCGCAAGCGGATCGCTGCGACATCATCGAGCGCTTTATTCCCTATGTGGATGCCCATCTGGCGTCCGGCGGGCGGGTGCGCGATATTGCCCGGCATACGCTGGGCCTGATGACCGGCCTGACCGGCGCGCGCCGCTTCCGCCAGATGCTGTCCGATGCGACGCTGCTGAACGGGGCCGACAGCGGCCTGTTCCTGCGCGCCCTCGACAGCGTCCGCCACGCGCGGACCGGCGCGTGA
- a CDS encoding ABC transporter substrate-binding protein: MSATALAGTGDVLHLYNWSGSLSQKILDDFQRQCACRVVQDFYGDNEEMLAKLASGARGYDMVFPSSFVIQAMARQHLLLPLDHGKLPNLRNVAPAYLNQSYDPGNTYTVPTVLSLTSVGYNVEALKKRGVDAGSWAVIFDPVVLAKIKGKVTVLDSSREVFAAALMYLGIDPNTRNLADYDKAAAVIRKASPYWATFSNASYLKELAVGNIWVSLGYSTEFFQAQEDARAAKRKFSIGNVPQREGNELGVDTMAILKSARRPDLALQFMNFMLEGRNAAQLTNLNGATNPVSTAAAFFRPDLKANPVINPAPATVRQWTVLRELEPKERRYLTRLWTRVKVGS; the protein is encoded by the coding sequence ATGTCCGCCACCGCTCTGGCGGGAACCGGCGATGTGCTGCATCTGTACAACTGGAGCGGCTCACTGTCGCAAAAGATACTCGACGATTTCCAGCGGCAGTGCGCCTGCCGCGTGGTGCAGGATTTCTACGGTGACAACGAGGAGATGCTGGCCAAGCTGGCCAGCGGCGCCAGGGGTTACGACATGGTGTTTCCGTCCAGCTTCGTGATCCAGGCGATGGCCAGGCAGCATCTGCTGCTGCCGCTTGACCACGGCAAGCTGCCGAACCTGCGCAATGTGGCGCCGGCCTATCTGAACCAGTCATACGATCCGGGCAACACCTATACCGTGCCGACCGTGCTCAGTCTGACCAGTGTCGGCTACAACGTCGAAGCGCTGAAAAAGCGCGGTGTCGATGCCGGCAGCTGGGCAGTGATCTTCGATCCAGTGGTGCTGGCGAAGATCAAGGGCAAGGTCACGGTGCTGGACAGTTCGCGCGAAGTGTTCGCGGCGGCGCTGATGTACCTGGGCATCGACCCGAACACGCGCAATCTGGCCGACTATGACAAGGCCGCTGCGGTGATCCGCAAGGCCAGCCCTTACTGGGCGACGTTCTCCAATGCCAGTTACCTGAAGGAGCTGGCGGTCGGCAATATCTGGGTATCGCTCGGCTATTCGACCGAATTCTTCCAGGCGCAGGAAGATGCCCGCGCAGCGAAGCGCAAGTTCAGCATCGGCAATGTGCCGCAGCGCGAGGGCAATGAACTTGGCGTCGACACCATGGCGATCCTGAAGAGTGCACGCCGCCCGGATCTGGCGCTGCAGTTCATGAACTTCATGCTGGAAGGCCGCAATGCGGCGCAACTGACCAATCTGAATGGCGCGACCAATCCGGTCAGCACCGCCGCGGCGTTTTTCCGGCCGGACCTAAAGGCGAATCCGGTCATCAACCCGGCGCCGGCCACGGTGCGGCAATGGACGGTGCTGCGCGAGCTGGAGCCAAAGGAGCGGCGCTATCTGACCCGGCTGTGGACCCGGGTCAAGGTGGGTTCGTAA